The genomic stretch TCAAGTATGATAGAGTAAATAGTAAAACTGCACCTAAACCACTTAGAAGCCCTAAGCTTAAGTGGGATGAAAGCAAAGCTGCCAGCCATGTTTGATTAATGGGGAACTGAGCATTCAACATTGTGGCTGTGCCAGCTATGAAAGCACCCATAAGTAAAATAGTTTCGACAGTTGAAGCAATAAGGACTGGAGTATTTCTCCCCGTGATAGACTGTGTCATAATTATCATATAAGATTAATGAAAAACATATAAATAAATGTTTCGTTAAAATACATCATTTAATAAAAATAAAATAACTTTTATAATTATCTTCTAATTGAATAAAACATTATTACCGAAGTAAAAACTACAGTAAAGACGAAACCAACACCCATTCCTAAAGCATAGTCTGGAATTACAAAACCACCGAAATAAAATAGTCCTTCGAAAGCTCCAGCCAGAACAGAAATTATATCTAGAACCGCGAGGACTCTAAGAGTAGTATTATTAGCCCTTGTTGCTGAACCATATATGGCTATTGCAAATATTACAGCAAAAGCGGCTGCATATATATGAGCAGTAATTAATGGACCTAGTAAAGGAAGCCTGTAAATCGCAATATCCATTCCAGCTATATAAATGATAATTAGGCATGCTAATTCTGCTGCAGCTAATGCTGGAGTATATTGATTCTTTGAAAACATTGATGCTAAAGAATTATATGAATCTAACAAAGATTTTGCCATGTTAGTTAATAAGAAAAAGGGATATAAAAAACTTAACTTCAAAATTTAGTAGAAATCCTTGTAAAAAATTAAGCCAAACGTTATGCCAGTTAAGATAATATAAATTGCTGCTAATACTGCTGTAGAGTTTTCAACTCCAATGACAGAAGATAATGCATAATTCAGCGGTAATGATATTGCAAAAAAGAAAACTAAGGTAGCAATTAATAGCATAATTCTCATCGGGAATCTCATTTTTTCACCTCAGCAATAATGGTAGTATTTCCCTTATGGGTGACGAATCCCATAAAATTGTATAAACTAAAAAACCTATCATTGCTGCAGTTGCACCAAATATTAATAAAACTATAGCCAAACCCATTCTACTCATGAGGAACCACCTTGAAAAGTATTACCAAAATCTTCCAAAGTAGTGTAACAATTTGTTACACTTTGACCTTTCTTTAATAATAATTTAGGACAACCAGTTTTTTCATCATATCCATCTAGGTATGCGACCCCTTCTAAATCAGAGGAATGATCCATTATGGGTGGTGCATGAAGATTCATCCCAACAGCATATAAGTAATCGGTACTGGAATCCCAGTATAATTCAACATAAGGAAGAGGCCTTACTGTAGGCCCAGTAAGTACAGCAGCCCCATGCCATGGATCATAAGTTGATCCGTGACAATCACAATGTATAATACTTATGGCATTAGCAGCTTGTGCAGCCTGATAAGCATCTGGTGGAATATAGTTGGGAGTTGCACCTCCAACTTTAAAGTACTGTGGAGGGTAAAAGTGAATTTCTGGTGGTACACATCCTAAATGTTGACAAATCGCACTATATGCAACTATTGACTTATATGGTCCTACTCCGCCTGGGAAATGATAAGTTTTACCGGTCTCTGGAATAAGAACTTCTGTTGGGGGTACTGCTACAGGATTGTTATTTTCATCACCCATGTTAATTAGAAAAGTTATATCACCAAGCATAGGATATTCAAAAAGTAAGATTGCTGGATCGTTAACTGGTATTTTAGATGCTTCTATTGGATTTCCATTAGAATCCACAATAATCATCCATGGAAAAGACTTCAAGTATATTTCTTGCGGATTAAGGGAATTGATTAAGGGAATTGCTGAAGCCACAGCAAAAACACCAATACCAATAAGCAAACCTTTAAGAAATGCTCTCTTTGAAGGATCTAATGGACCTACATTCTGTTCAGCATAATTATATAAGTAATCCCTTCCTTTCTTTATAAATTCTTTTGTATCAAACTTTGAGTTTTTATTCCTCATTTTCCATAAAAGTTTCTTGGCAAATATAAAGTCGTCTCTTTTTATGATGATTTTGTCCTTCATACTCTCTACATGTTTTGAGTTATTTTTGCATATATAAAAACTTTACTCATATACAATTTTGCAAATATTTATTAACTATACAAATATTCTTTTTAACTAAAAATCGTAAAAGATTTTTTATTTAAAATAAACTTATTAGATTTAGTAAATTATACTACGCTAATTTTTAATGAAAATATTGCAAACTTGATTGTTATTAAAAATAATGTTTTTAAACTCTATTAACTATTATAGTCATGATTATAATGAGCTTTATCAAAGAGCATGCAGAATTAGTATGGTTTGTAATAATGTTAACATTAGTAGCAATTTTTAGCGGATGGAACATATATGGAGTAACGCATGGAACGAGTACAAGTTATAGATATGGATTGCCTTGTTTTTCTGGTTTACCACAACAAGCACAGCAAGCAGTACTATATTTTGATTCTCATCCTCCATCTGGACAACCATATGAAGTTATTAACGGAATATTAGTAGTTAATATGACAATAACCCAGCAAAATGGATTTGTACCAAATTTAATAATAACAAACACAAGCGAGCCAGTAGTCATAATTTTAAATTCACCTCAAGTAATTACTGGTTTCTACTTAAGACTACCAGATGGTGTTGTACAAGTAAATGCAGTTCCTGGAACTCCAAGCTATATATATTTCGTAACACCCTCCGCTCCAGGCAATTTTACCTGGAGGGATTCTGAGTATTCTGCATATAATTTCTCTTACTTTAATGGAACATTAGAGGTGATATAAAAATGTCAATTTGGGAAATTTTAGATAAAATTACAATTTCACTTACTGAATTTATAGGTAAAGCAAAAAAAGTAGTAAATCCGAAAGATACTGTAGGTTTAGTATGGCTATATATTTTAGGTAGTGTTTCATGGCTTATAATACTAGGAACTGCAGCTATGAATTTGAGAACATATTTGACCTATAACGCTAATTCACCCTCTGTAGGACCAATTTACTATACAATGCTAACAATTCATGGATGGAGTGCAATGCTGGGATTAGTACCAGATGCGGCTTTAGGAATAATAATATTCTCTATGTATAAAAGTGGACTATCAGTAGTTCACAGAAAATTAATTACAGCTATGTTCTGGATTTCTAACCTAGCCCTAGCGTTCGCGCTTTTTGGTGGCCCAGATACAGCATGGT from Sulfolobus sp. S-194 encodes the following:
- the soxA gene encoding proton pump complex quinol oxidase subunit SoxA, which produces MSFIKEHAELVWFVIMLTLVAIFSGWNIYGVTHGTSTSYRYGLPCFSGLPQQAQQAVLYFDSHPPSGQPYEVINGILVVNMTITQQNGFVPNLIITNTSEPVVIILNSPQVITGFYLRLPDGVVQVNAVPGTPSYIYFVTPSAPGNFTWRDSEYSAYNFSYFNGTLEVI
- a CDS encoding Rieske 2Fe-2S domain-containing protein translates to MKDKIIIKRDDFIFAKKLLWKMRNKNSKFDTKEFIKKGRDYLYNYAEQNVGPLDPSKRAFLKGLLIGIGVFAVASAIPLINSLNPQEIYLKSFPWMIIVDSNGNPIEASKIPVNDPAILLFEYPMLGDITFLINMGDENNNPVAVPPTEVLIPETGKTYHFPGGVGPYKSIVAYSAICQHLGCVPPEIHFYPPQYFKVGGATPNYIPPDAYQAAQAANAISIIHCDCHGSTYDPWHGAAVLTGPTVRPLPYVELYWDSSTDYLYAVGMNLHAPPIMDHSSDLEGVAYLDGYDEKTGCPKLLLKKGQSVTNCYTTLEDFGNTFQGGSS